ACAGAAAAATCGGATTGTTGTGATTCGACGGTAGCAAAAACGGCAGAAGTGCCGACTACTCCATGGAATACAGTTTGCCCGGTTATGGGAAACAAGGTAAATCCTAAAATAAAGCTCGAAGTCTACAACGGAAAAGCCTATGGTTTCTGCTGCGCAGGTTGTGATGCCAAATTCGCAAAAGACCCGGAGAAATATTCAAAAAATCTGAATGAGGCCGGAACCCGTTTCATCGGTAAAAAGTAACCCGATTTGATGAGTTGGATAACTCTGAAGTAACAATTATCTTGCATTAAGATTTTTATTCTTTCATCGATTGTGAACTTATAAAGTCACAATCGGAAATGCCGGGTTTTATGTTCAGAGTTATCCAGCTTTTTATTTTTATATTCATACTCACCTCCACATCATATTCTCAGATTGATCCGGGTGCAAGAGGTCAGTACCCACAAGGGTGGTTTAGTCAGACCATTTCCCGTGAGGGGAGGAATATGAACTGCAGAATTTATTACCCCTCCTTTTCAGACGGTGAAAACAGCCAGATCGACACTGTTAACGGTCCCTGGCCAATAGTGGCATTTGGACACGGCTTTTTCATGCAGACAAACTACTACCTCTCACTATTCAGACAACTCGCCTCTCACGGATTCATCGTTATTGCTCCTCAGTTTACAGATACACAACACGGAGAACTCGGAAAAGACCTTATCTTCTGTCTGAATTTCATCAAATCATCTTCCACAGTCCCAGGTAACAGATTTTACAAACTCGCCGACACTTCAAAAACGGGTGTCTCAGGACATTCAATGGGAGGTGGGGCCTCTCTGTTGTCCACAATCTATGACTCGACTATAACGATTTCTGCACCGTTTGCCGCTGCCGAAACTGTACCGTCAATTATTTCGACCATTAATTCAACCAAATCGATTATCTACCTGATCTCCTCACAAAACGACGGAATCACTCCACCCGCAACAACTCAGATTCCAATGTATGAGAATACACCTGACAATAAGGCACTCCTCACGATCAAGGGTGGTAACCACACGAAATTTATGGATACTAATATTTGGGATTGGACTGATGCAGGTGGATATATTAACAGAAATCTCCAAATCTATCTTTCGCAAAAGTATTTGACTGCTGTTTTAAAACTGTTCCTGCATGAAGATAAAAGCTATTGGAATTATGCCTTTGGTGATTCTGTAAATGCTGATACTTCCATTGTTTTAAGGAAATCGGTGAATCGACTTCCATTAAAATCATTTAAATTGCTAACCGAAGAGGGATCGGTAACCAACCAAAACATTTATATCAGGTGGGAGAAATCTTCGACACTGAATCCTCTCGAGAACATCAGATACAATGTGGAATTTGCACTTGATTCACTGTTTGAATCACTTTTTTATGTTTCGCCTGCTGTAGCGGATTCCTCTATTATTATCGATTCCATCCCCCCGGGAGATCTTTATGTACGGATTGTCGCTTCGACCCCCGGCGGGATTCAAAAGTTCAGCAATAATTCGATCAAACTGACACTTTCACCTCCATTATCTGTGGCAGATGGTTCTCCTGATTTGAGTACACTTAGAATTTCCGGTGTTTTCCCCAATCCATTTAATCCAGCATTCTCCATCACCATCGATAATCAGAATACGACAGATATTCTTTTTGAGTTGTATGATATCAGCGGAAAAAGGATTTTATCATCTGAAAAAGTAATTTATCCCGGCATTTCAAAAGAGTACTTCGATCTTTCAGGTAATCCATCGGGTATCTATTTCCTGTCGGTCAGAGTTGAAGGAAGGTCGTTTGTTAAAAAAGTAGTGCTACAGAAGTAAACCGGACTGATTGTTTATTAACTGCATAAAAAAACCGGACTGGGAATTTCCAATCCGGTTTTTTTCTAAATTACAACCTTTAGGCAGGTGGATTCCATGTCTCAAGAATCAATTTCGCATCTTTTTCGAGTTGTTTCTTGATCTCATTAACTCTCAATGCAGTAGTGTTAAGAGTTGCATAAATATTGTCAACATAGAGTCTTAGATCTTCAATGTCATTTCCGTCGGGTTTCATGTGAATTGCCTCGACCATGTCCTGAAAAATCAGATCCAGCACTTCGACTTCTTTTTCGAATTTTATTGTTTTATTATCCATTTTTCGTCCAAATTATTAATTAAGGTACAGTGAAATATAACTATTTCCGCCCAATAAGAGAGGAAAACGGAAAGATTTTACTGTTTGATCATTTGTTCAGGATCAATTTGATGGTCTTCATCACATCGTTAAATGTTAAGCGCAAAAAGTAGATTCCGGAAGAGAGACTGCCACTTTGGAAAGTTAGAGAATGTTGTCCGGCGGTGATCTCTTCACAGAATAGTCTTCTGATCAACAACCCGCGAATATCAAACAATTCCAGTTTCATCTCCCCTGCTCTACCGGCTTCATAAACGATTTTAGTGGAATAAGTGAATGGATTTGGAAAGGCAGTCACCTTCAGGTTGTCTTTTTCTGAATTATTTTGGGCCTCGAAGATTCCTTCCGGTTTGACTCCGGTGGGATCAGCAGTTACAAATCTTTTTTGGGCGAGGTTGTATCCCCGTCCGTAGTTATTGGAAGCGGAAATTCTGAATGAATTAAGTGCAACCACCTGTCTCGGACCGGTACTGCTCGAAGCCCTGTACACCGATGAGTCCCGAAGTGAAGCTTCTGTTGCATCAATTAAAAAAAACGGAAATCGTGAAAAGACAATTGAGGAGTCAGCAATAATGAATTTTGTTATGCCATTTCCATTGCTGTAAATCCCGAGGGGTACCTGCGACTTAAAAATTGACCACAGTACGGATGCCATCCTGTTTTCATAATAATCGCTGTTTGCGAAAGTGAGTGATTGAATTGAAAATCCCGGTAAAACCCTAAAACCCTCATTTAATGTCATCTTACCGCGGTACGCAGCATACGGATCACTGTTCAAATTGTCAGCAAAAGAAGTCGAGGCAAGTTTTGACATTTCACCGAAATAGAAAGATGGACATCGGGAGTTAATCAATTTTTGTCGAAGCAGATTACCAACCAAAGAAGTCGATGAAGTGATGTTTTTAATGGCTGTAAGGTCATCACCGGCAAAAATGAATGCCGAAGCTCCCAGTATTTTCTGATGGACCAGAGTATCAGTCTCGGATCCTGGAGTATAGAGTATCAGTTTAGCCAAGGGTGCATAAGCTGCAACTTCGTTAAGAATCGAATTTGCTTTTGCCTCATAGGCAGGATATGAGACAATTAAAACATCCGGAGTATTCGCCCTTGATACAAATGCTGAAAGCGCAGCCAGCCACGATGTTGCAACCCAGTTACTCCCCGTCAATGTCACATCTCCTGTCGGGGTTTCAGATAATGTCGCATTAAATGCTTTTGCTGAGGCAGGTACAAAACTGATATTTTTACTGTTAAGATCATAAACCCAGTTTTTTGTAAGCTGCCGGGCATGAAGATTTTCGAGTTCGTACAGATTTCCAGACGACCAGAGTCTTGTAAGGGAATCCGCCCGATAAATAGAAACAGAACCACTTCCCATCACCACCCCTTTTCCATCGGGTGAGATACAAAAAGCGGTTCTGTCATCCAAACCAACGCCTGTAACATTTTGAATTCCCTGCAATCCAAGTTTGAGAAGGACAGATGCAAGTCGCGCCTGCCGTCCTCTTTCGATAAAATGAGTATCAAAAATAACATCCGGAACCAGGCCGAGAAAGTTGTCTTCAATGTTTGAAGTCTGTATGAAAGGATTTACAAGTGCATCATCGGGATAAAGCGAACCATATCTCGCCGAGAGTATAAATTTCCCGAGCACCATTGCTCCTGCGGAAGTGCCTGATACAACTCCTCCCCGGGCATAAACCTGCTTTATGGCAGATTCAACGAGAGTACCTTTCCAGTAATTTATGTAATTGTACTGGTCGCCACCCTTGATAAAAACAGCAGATGCTGCGAGAATTGAATCTGCAACGGATTGTGTATTCGCTAATGTTCTGGAGTTTATTTTGAGATTGTATGAGGAACGGGAGCCCAGTGAACGGAAATAGTCGGGTATCCATGAAGTCTCGTCATTGACTGAAAGTACAACAACTGCACCTGAATCAGCTTTCTGAACTATCCATGAATAAGGTTCGCGGTTCCAGTCATTTACACCCTCGCCACCACCACCGACTGCACAGATATAACCCTGAGAGAACAACTGAAGCGAGCACGCTATCATCAACAAAACCAACCAGTTAGCGCCTCTCATCTCATTCTCTCAGGGTATAATTAGAACTAAAACCTTAACCCGACGGAAATCCTTTGGACATTTGGAAGGATATCGTAAATGGAATAAGCATAATCAAACGAAACGACAGATTCTCCCAAAGGCAGGTTTGCTCCGGCTCCGAAAGTTATCTTTTCATCATCATAATTATATCTGTAACCGCCTCTCAGAAACACCCTGTCAAATACCGAGATCTCGGTACCAAAATTTACTCTTTCGAGGTTGTCATTCGGGTGTGTTACATCAAGGGCGGCACGCATCTTAACGAAATCAATTTTGAAGATGTCCATCGCTATACCAACCTGAAAGTGAAGCGGAAGCGAGAAATCTTCTGTGCCGAGTTTCGCGGGTGCAAGTCTCGAAAGCGGTATGTTCTCGTCCCTCAAGTAGGTAACATTCAAGTCGGGTCCGTCAAATCTCATGTCAGGTCCAAAATTTGTCATGCTCATTGCAATTGTCAGATTTTGGAAATCGAGAGTATATTGAGTTCCGATGTCGAAAGCTATACCTGTTGCTGTTTCATTCCAGATTCTTTGAGATACATACTTGACTGTGATACCGGTTCTGAACCTGTCAGTTATAGCCCGGGAATAAGTCAAACCAAGAGCAATATCCTGTGCATCGTAAAACCGTCCTGTTCCGTTTGGTTTCTTTTCAGTCGTAATCTCTATTTTACCTGTTGAAAAAGAGATAAAATGAACACCCAAAACACCCGCATCACCTCCAAGTTTGTAGGCTCCGGCTGCAGCGTTCAGGTCGAATAACCCGAACCAGTTCAGATTCGTGAAATGAAAATCAACATTGGAAACGCTTGAGAGTCCTGCCGGATTCCAAAATATGGATGAGGCATCATCGGTTAGAGCAATCGAAGCACCACCCATTGCCGCCTGTCTTGCTCCAAGTGGAATCTGCAGAAATTGTGCACCTGATGTCCCAAGATTGGAATACTGCGCAGCGAGAGTAAACGACATTAAGATTGAGATAAATATCAGTTTTTTCATTTTATGCTCCGTTGATCACTTGATTACGGCGAAGCGGTCGATGAACTCGCCTCCGCTGGTTTTTACAACATATATGTACATTCCGGCTGAAATCTCTCTTCCACCCTCGGAACGGAGATCCCACACCTCTGTACCGTTGGATGAAGAATGATTAATCGTCTTGACCAGATCGGCATCAATCGTGAAGATATGAATTGTACATTCAGGTGGCAGATTGATGAATTGTATCTGACGAAGCGGTTCACGCCGCAATTCACCAAACTCAGGTTCATACAATGATGAGACCACATACGGATTTGGTACAACTCTTATTTTGTTCAACGATGTATTGGCGACTTCATTATTTACCACAGGGGCTCTGAATGTAAATGCATATTTGTCTTTTAGTGTCGGTGCCTTTGGTTTTACTGTCTCCAGAGAATAAAGATTGCCCGCCTGTGGAGGGTTGGCAGGATTAAATTCTATCCGGCCCCTCACACCACCAAATGTAAATGTTGACAGAGTGTAAACGGTATCAAACTTCACTATTGCTGAATTTGTTGAAGTGTCTTTTATCTCCAGTGAAACAAATCCCGCTCCACCTGTTCCGAATCCTCTGTTTTTCACTTCAACGAAATATAGAGTGGATTTCAGATTCACTTCATTTTCAAGTGAAAAACCGAGTGAAAAGATATCGGTCCCGCCTATTTTCGAAAGGGATTTTACGGCACCGGGTTTTGTCATACTGAATACAATACCATCAGAAGTTGCCTGAGTTTTCTCAAACAAAAACGGTCTTGGCTTAATCAGTGTATCATTATCCTTTGTGGCGTACACACCAAAACTGAGCGTAAGCAAGTCACCCTTTCTCGGTAAATACTCGGGAGCAGTACCGGGAGGTGTAACTATTCTGATCCTCAACCCTGTTCCGGGGACTGAAATAATCTGATTAGGGTTTGTCCAGACATAGCTGTTATCAGTTTTTATATCTTCCCCGGTTGTGAGATTAACAAAATCGAATACAGTCGGCGACTTGAAGTAAACACCGTATTTTTCCGGTTTCGTGTTTGCCGAGTCAGTGATCACCGGAACGAGCTGTGTTTTCAGGACACCTCTTTCTGTCCTGCTGACATAATTGAATCCGACATTATACTCGCCTGAAGCAAGTTTTACATCATCGACCGGAGTCACATTGAATACATAATTTGAAGTGCCTTTTCCGATTTGTCTGATATTATCAAGAGTAACCGGCGTTCTGCCTGCAGCCGATGAGACAGGAGTAAGACTGACAATGTTTAACTGATCAAGATTCTTCCCGAGCGGACTTTCAAGCGGCTCAAGAAGAGAATCACCTCTGTCGTACGCGGTGATAGTGTACCAGTATTCAAAACCGTTTGTTACAGTTGAGTCGATAAAAGAATATTGTATCCCTTTGTCGATACCTATCTCATTTGGAACATCGAATTCGGCTAATTTTGTCCACTGGATTCCTTTATCAATACTTCTGTAGAGTCTGTAACCTTCGAAATCATACTGACCTGAAAATGAATCAAATGACCTTTCTGCAGCATCATCCCAGTAAAGCATGGTTTTGTTGTCACTTGGGACACCCGAAAGTTTTGGCGTAACAGGTGGTTTTGCAATATCATAGTTAAATGAATGAATTACCTGTGCCTGAGCAAGAGCTGTTTTCAACTCATTCAGGTTTTCTCCTGCCACAAGTACCGTATAAAATGAGAGTGTGTCTCCCCTTTTAATGAAATAAGGACCCGAAGAAAAAGTCGTCAACAGATCCAAACCGGATGCTGGTATGGTAGAAACATCATCATAGTTCAGTGAGGTGTTGTTTCCAAGGTGGAAGTACTTGTTCCTCAGGTTGGAGTTGTAAAGCGAAGGTGCTGATGTCATTCGACCGAAAAGGACGGAGTCGAGATCGGAAAGTTCATCATCATCATAGAGTGCATAATGGAAATCGGTAAGTCCAAGTTCACTCCCGTTTACTTTGGGAGTCTGAAGAAATGCAACACCCATCATACCTGTTTTGCCGTTAGGCCATTCTGCAGAAACCCCGTCATCATAGAACCATACAAAATTATTGCTTTTGTCGAAATCTATTTTATCGTCAGCATATTCAGGATCACCACCTGAAACATTACCAACATCAATATCAGTATAGAGTGTAAAAAAGAGACTGTCGTAATCTTTGGGTCCGTTGTTTATGATATCATATTTAAAAAAGAGCAGATTCTGCGCAAATTTAACTCCATATGCATATCCGGTTTGTGCGAGGGTGATGCCGAGTATCTGCTTTGTGTTATTGGAATCGTTATAAACACAATATGAATCCTGATCCGATTTGAAGACCGGATTACCATTCGCATCCTTCACAGGCCAACCTTTTACGGGGTGCCACGAAGCAGGATTATCGGAGAAGGCAATTCTGGCACCTTCATTATTGTGATAACCGGAAGCAGCCTCCCACTCCTCATTGGTTGTGTATCTTCCTTGAATAACATTTCCGGGGATTCCCACATAAGGATTCATCCTGTAGATGTAGTGCTTTCCGCTGTTGATTGGAAACTCGCCGGAGGGACCTTGTGAAAGCCTTCTCGGATAGAGTTTTCCTCGGTTTTCGAAGAAGAGCCCGATGGCTGATGCGTTATGCACACCTCCGGCTCTGTCCCGAATGGAAAGTACCGAGTTATCTCCTCCCCCCGCCTTTTTGGTCTGGGTGTGAAGAAGCGGTGATGCAAGCAAAAAGAATACAAGTACCAGAAGAGCTTTGCCTGACATTGAAAAAACGGGTTTGTTATTCATCAATTTATTCTGTCTTTCGATTTCCGAGTGTTTTACCGGTTTCATGAATTTTGATGTCATTTCTTTTGTAAATTTCATTGTTTATTCTCCCTCACTTAAAATCTTAAAGTAGCCCCAAGACGGATTCGCCTCGGTGCCCCGTAATTTGAAGGATCTTCCATGTATTCTTTCGAGTGACCACCTACATATGTGAAGTCGGGCTCTCCTGTATCGGGATAAACATAAACGATGTTTCTGTTATCTGTCAGGTTAAGTATCTCGGCAAAAAGACGCAGACGGATATTATTGAATATCGTTACATCTTTTCCGATAAGCAGATCCATCGACCAGGTTGAAGGCTGTCTTAACGAATTCTTCACAACAAAACCGACATCTCTTCCCGAAGGTGTATAGGGATAACCCGAAGACCATGAAAATATGAATGAGAAATCCATATTTTCAAACCATGGTGAACCAAACACCTTTGGACCTTCACCATTTGGTATGGTGAATGATGCTGTTCCGTTAATCACATGCGTTTTGTCGAAATCCAGATAATAAAGGAGTGTGGATTCCGAAGTGCCGGGGTACTGTTCTGTTTCTGAGGAAGCACTTCCCTTTGCAACTGAATATGTGTAAGTCAAACCACCGGAGAAGTATTTGTCGGGTCTGATATCCAGATTTACTTCAAATCCTTTCATGTTGGCATAGTCTTCGTTCACATAGAGAGTGTAACCGACATATCTGCCCTCAGTAAAGGGGAAGAAATAGCGGGTTCCAATCAGTCCGGTTACATCCTTATAATATGCAGTAACAGAAACTGCAGCCCGGTCAGAGAACTGATGCGAAACACCCACTTCATAAGCAATCGTGCGTTGAGCATCAAGATCAGGCTGACCAAACAACGGTTCCCTTACCTGGATATCATATTGCTTGTTCTGGAAAAGGAACTGATACTCGGGATTCTGGAAGAAGTGGCCGTATGCGAAATGCAGCTTTGTCTTATCGGAGATCGGATGAGCAATACCAATTCTTGGACTGAACTGTGAACGCGATTTCACCTTTACCACTGATGCAGGATCAAGAGGATTTGCCCTGAACTCCACATTTGCATTCATAAAATCATAACGGAGTCCGAGATTGATTACCAAATATGCAAGTTCAATTTTGTCCTGTACATAAGTGGCAATTTCGAAAGGAGATGTTGTATAATTGTTCTTGTAAGGGAAATTTCTCTTTGGATCCTCGATACTGTAAAGCATCAGGTTGTGAGTCTTGAACTGGGCACCAAACTTCACTTCATTGTTGTTATTTATCTGCCAGACTGCATCACCTTTAAAATCGAGTGTTGTGGTCCTGCTGTCTGTAAGCACGGTCGGATCAGCGAGAGCATAAAACTCGAATCCGTTTCCTGCGTTTGACTGATACACTCTTGAACTCACAGGCAGATACTGCGATGTGTCTTTGTCAAGTCCGGAGTAGAATCCCTGATTGAAATACGAAAATCTTATATCATAGAATAAGGACTGGCTTACAGTATGAGTGGCAGTCAGTGCAGATTGCCAACTGTCGGTCCTTCTCTTTAAATACTGTTCCGGTATATACTTATAGTCGTGATTGTAGCTCTGTCTCAATCCTCTGCTGCCTCTGTTAGAAATCGTCAGCCTGAACTGTGGAATTGCTGTCAGAGTCAGTTTCGTAAAAAATGACTGGGCATTGTTATATCCGAATGGAAGATAACTTCCCTCATTCAACTGCTCACCCGAAAGGAAAAACCTTAGTGCATTAGGAATTATAGCCCCTTCAAGGCTTCCGCTTATTCTTAATTCATTCAATTTTGAATATCTCTCAACCCCAAAATTGGAAGACCGCACTTCAAGTTTTCCGGAAAACTTGTCTGCACCATCCCTGGTTACAATATTTACAACGCCACTGAGCGCATTCCCGTATTCTGCATTAAATGTTCCCGAAAGAAGGCTCATCTCCTGTATAGCATCATTATTTATTTGGGTCGCCAGACCTCCCAGTAACGGATCAGTAACATACATTCCATCGATCATGTAGGCAACTTCATTTGATCTCCCGCCTCTGATATGGAGATTGTTTCCACTTCCCACAACACCTGCCTGAAGTGCGAGCAGATCACTAAAATTACCAACAGGTAACAATTCAATTTCATCCCGTCCAACCACAGAAATGGAACTTGTAAGATCTTTTTGGATAAGAGGAGTATTCGCGGTAACTACAACTTCATCAGTTGTCATCGAAACAGGTTTCAATTTGAAGTCGATGGTTGTGGTCTGATCAACCACAATCTTTACTCCCTCGAAGGTGAGGTGCTCATAACCTACATAGGTGATTTTTATCCTGTATACTCCCGGAGGAACATTCAAGATCACAAATCTGCCGTCCGTATCGGTCGAGGCTCCGAGTTTTGTACCCTCAATTACGATGGTGGCTGAGATTAACGGCTCTCCGGTGATGGCATCCGTAACCCTTCCTGCCAGCTTCCCGGTAATTCCGGCTTGTACGACAGGGACTAAAAACAATAGAAAAAGAATAAATCTTTTCATGATTTCCTCTTATTGGTTGATGAGGCGGCCTTGTTCAATTTCATTAAGTTTAAGCAACCAGTCCTTCGCTCTTTTTTTGTTAAGCCTTGCGGCTTCAGTGGTCAGAGCATTAATAAGGACAGAAATGGCTGCGAAAGAATTGGTATATAGCATATTTTCCGATCTTACAGTGAGAGAAATATCGGAATACATTGCTGCGGGTGAGGTCGATTTGTTTGTAATAGAAATAACCTTTATGCCTCGCATTTTTGCGGATTTCGCAAGATCAATAGTCTCGACAGAGTATGGAGGGAACGAGAAAACAATCAGTACACCTTTTTGCGATATAAAAAGGCTCTCTTCCTGAAACGAAGCCCAGCCATTTCTGAAATTGCGGGCTTTTATTCCGATCTGAGTGAGCTGATAACCCAACACTTCAGCCAGAAGATAGGATATCCCCATACCTGCTGTAAAAACTTCGTCAGCACCCGAAAGGAGTGAAACAGCCGAGGAGAATTTCTCCCGGTCTATCAAATGAAGTGTTTCGTTAATGTTTTTTATGTCGAGGTTGGCTACCTCTG
This genomic window from Ignavibacteria bacterium contains:
- a CDS encoding YHS domain-containing protein — its product is MKKQLFHVLFVFLTVSGLALAQEKPDSTKSKACTTEKSDCCDSTVAKTAEVPTTPWNTVCPVMGNKVNPKIKLEVYNGKAYGFCCAGCDAKFAKDPEKYSKNLNEAGTRFIGKK
- a CDS encoding T9SS type A sorting domain-containing protein, whose amino-acid sequence is MFRVIQLFIFIFILTSTSYSQIDPGARGQYPQGWFSQTISREGRNMNCRIYYPSFSDGENSQIDTVNGPWPIVAFGHGFFMQTNYYLSLFRQLASHGFIVIAPQFTDTQHGELGKDLIFCLNFIKSSSTVPGNRFYKLADTSKTGVSGHSMGGGASLLSTIYDSTITISAPFAAAETVPSIISTINSTKSIIYLISSQNDGITPPATTQIPMYENTPDNKALLTIKGGNHTKFMDTNIWDWTDAGGYINRNLQIYLSQKYLTAVLKLFLHEDKSYWNYAFGDSVNADTSIVLRKSVNRLPLKSFKLLTEEGSVTNQNIYIRWEKSSTLNPLENIRYNVEFALDSLFESLFYVSPAVADSSIIIDSIPPGDLYVRIVASTPGGIQKFSNNSIKLTLSPPLSVADGSPDLSTLRISGVFPNPFNPAFSITIDNQNTTDILFELYDISGKRILSSEKVIYPGISKEYFDLSGNPSGIYFLSVRVEGRSFVKKVVLQK
- a CDS encoding Type 1 glutamine amidotransferase-like domain-containing protein, which encodes MRGANWLVLLMIACSLQLFSQGYICAVGGGGEGVNDWNREPYSWIVQKADSGAVVVLSVNDETSWIPDYFRSLGSRSSYNLKINSRTLANTQSVADSILAASAVFIKGGDQYNYINYWKGTLVESAIKQVYARGGVVSGTSAGAMVLGKFILSARYGSLYPDDALVNPFIQTSNIEDNFLGLVPDVIFDTHFIERGRQARLASVLLKLGLQGIQNVTGVGLDDRTAFCISPDGKGVVMGSGSVSIYRADSLTRLWSSGNLYELENLHARQLTKNWVYDLNSKNISFVPASAKAFNATLSETPTGDVTLTGSNWVATSWLAALSAFVSRANTPDVLIVSYPAYEAKANSILNEVAAYAPLAKLILYTPGSETDTLVHQKILGASAFIFAGDDLTAIKNITSSTSLVGNLLRQKLINSRCPSFYFGEMSKLASTSFADNLNSDPYAAYRGKMTLNEGFRVLPGFSIQSLTFANSDYYENRMASVLWSIFKSQVPLGIYSNGNGITKFIIADSSIVFSRFPFFLIDATEASLRDSSVYRASSSTGPRQVVALNSFRISASNNYGRGYNLAQKRFVTADPTGVKPEGIFEAQNNSEKDNLKVTAFPNPFTYSTKIVYEAGRAGEMKLELFDIRGLLIRRLFCEEITAGQHSLTFQSGSLSSGIYFLRLTFNDVMKTIKLILNK
- a CDS encoding PorV/PorQ family protein, whose translation is MKKLIFISILMSFTLAAQYSNLGTSGAQFLQIPLGARQAAMGGASIALTDDASSIFWNPAGLSSVSNVDFHFTNLNWFGLFDLNAAAGAYKLGGDAGVLGVHFISFSTGKIEITTEKKPNGTGRFYDAQDIALGLTYSRAITDRFRTGITVKYVSQRIWNETATGIAFDIGTQYTLDFQNLTIAMSMTNFGPDMRFDGPDLNVTYLRDENIPLSRLAPAKLGTEDFSLPLHFQVGIAMDIFKIDFVKMRAALDVTHPNDNLERVNFGTEISVFDRVFLRGGYRYNYDDEKITFGAGANLPLGESVVSFDYAYSIYDILPNVQRISVGLRF
- a CDS encoding TonB-dependent receptor; its protein translation is MKRFILFLLFLVPVVQAGITGKLAGRVTDAITGEPLISATIVIEGTKLGASTDTDGRFVILNVPPGVYRIKITYVGYEHLTFEGVKIVVDQTTTIDFKLKPVSMTTDEVVVTANTPLIQKDLTSSISVVGRDEIELLPVGNFSDLLALQAGVVGSGNNLHIRGGRSNEVAYMIDGMYVTDPLLGGLATQINNDAIQEMSLLSGTFNAEYGNALSGVVNIVTRDGADKFSGKLEVRSSNFGVERYSKLNELRISGSLEGAIIPNALRFFLSGEQLNEGSYLPFGYNNAQSFFTKLTLTAIPQFRLTISNRGSRGLRQSYNHDYKYIPEQYLKRRTDSWQSALTATHTVSQSLFYDIRFSYFNQGFYSGLDKDTSQYLPVSSRVYQSNAGNGFEFYALADPTVLTDSRTTTLDFKGDAVWQINNNNEVKFGAQFKTHNLMLYSIEDPKRNFPYKNNYTTSPFEIATYVQDKIELAYLVINLGLRYDFMNANVEFRANPLDPASVVKVKSRSQFSPRIGIAHPISDKTKLHFAYGHFFQNPEYQFLFQNKQYDIQVREPLFGQPDLDAQRTIAYEVGVSHQFSDRAAVSVTAYYKDVTGLIGTRYFFPFTEGRYVGYTLYVNEDYANMKGFEVNLDIRPDKYFSGGLTYTYSVAKGSASSETEQYPGTSESTLLYYLDFDKTHVINGTASFTIPNGEGPKVFGSPWFENMDFSFIFSWSSGYPYTPSGRDVGFVVKNSLRQPSTWSMDLLIGKDVTIFNNIRLRLFAEILNLTDNRNIVYVYPDTGEPDFTYVGGHSKEYMEDPSNYGAPRRIRLGATLRF
- a CDS encoding MurR/RpiR family transcriptional regulator; the protein is MRYRQLKELIEERYNSLPKNQKKIADFFLINFDRIPFLSVQEISGSSHVSVASIVRFAQNLGFSGFSEIRDEISELLQTEINSNKDLFPLIEMEDGDKNTLTEVANLDIKNINETLHLIDREKFSSAVSLLSGADEVFTAGMGISYLLAEVLGYQLTQIGIKARNFRNGWASFQEESLFISQKGVLIVFSFPPYSVETIDLAKSAKMRGIKVISITNKSTSPAAMYSDISLTVRSENMLYTNSFAAISVLINALTTEAARLNKKRAKDWLLKLNEIEQGRLINQ